The DNA region CGGGTTTGCTCGAATCTTTTAGTCTCACCTACGCAGAGCTTTTCTCAGCCTGTAGACAGCTGACTGAGAATCGGGAAGAACTCTTGGAAGCGGTGAAACGGATGGTGTTTAACGCCCGCGCGGGAAACGCCGACGATCACGGAAAGAATCACTCGTTCGTTTTCGATGATCGTGATCTGCGGTGGCGTCTTTCCCCCGCTTACGATCTCACGCTTAATTACTCTGATGATCGGACCTTCAATGGTCTGCTTCATCAGACATTTGGTGCGACCCCGAGGCTCGCTCAACTTCGGAGCCAAGCTGATCAATTCGCCGTAACCGCTGCCGAGTTCGATTCCATCGATGCAGCCGTTAAAACATCAATCACTGCGTGGCCGACGTTCGCGAAAAAAGCGGGACTTGATCAAGCCGAAGTCGACCGCGTGTCAGAGCTGCACCGCAGAATTGAAGATCAAATGAGCACTGATGGATCTCGTTCAGTGCGCAAACGGCCTCGTTTGTTTTAGGTCGAACGGACAGCAAGAACTTCACTGCAACCGTGTAGGCTCATGCGGGAGATTGTGTGTTTTCAAAAACGCGATCATGTGCTCAAAAAACGCGTCAGGTTGAGCGACCCTGCTCTCTTGTGGATAAAGTGCATAGTCTTCTGGATGCCAATCATGGCAGCGCCGATGAAGTTTGGGAGACTCGAAAATCTCGTGCAGAAATAGCTGATTATCTTCCATCTTTTCGGCGATCTCCAGCGGCACTTCGCATCCTTGGCAGGAAATATTCTTCGTTATGAAGAGTAGCCTCGCCCAAGCACGAAGTTGGACTGCGGTCCGCCCTTCGTCCCAATAATATGGCATGAAGTCACTCACGTAGCGAAAAATGATCGTTTCGTTGCTCAATCGCGCAAGTGGTACTCGTACGATTACGAAGACTCTGTTTTGACCCTTTCGTTTCCAATCCTTACCGCTTCCATACCGTACAAATAATGCTTCCGGACTTGCCGGGATTTCGTCGTAGATCAGCGAGTCGACATACTGACTAATTTCTTTGAGGAAAAGCGCCGGACGTTTGTCATAATCGCACCAGTCGAAGATTTGGCTATCCTCGCCATCGATCCACTCTCGTCGAACTCCAAAGGTTTGGGCTACCCAAGCGGTTTTTGATTCATCTAACCATCGCAGGAATACGGCGTCATTCTGCTGATCGGCAAAGGTGATGGTGAAGGGGGCTTTTCGCGCGGAGAAGAATCGAGCTAGATGTCCGGGCTGTAAACCGTGGCCTGAAAGGATGCGGCGAACGCGCTGTGCCAAAGCGAGAAGTTGAGGTTCTGTGACAGCTCCCGAGGTGGTTGCTGTGTTCTTTTCAACTCGGCTGAGGATCCAGTCAGTAAGCTGCTGTCCACTGAGCTTTTTTTTCACGCCGTCCAAGCGCACGAAACAACCATGGCCGCCAGTGTAGAACGGTTTTGAGGAATTACCTGCCGGCACCTCCAATTCGACTACCGTGGAATTGACCTCGCCGTTGATTACGGGATGTAGCGTGAGTTTGAAGCGACCTGGATCCAGCTGCGGCTGAATCTCGGAAAGTTTGCCGACCACCACTTCGCGTAAACGTTCGCGTTCGGATGCTGATAGCTCCACTCCTACCACGACTCTGTCAGTGTTGCGGATGCCCCAGTAGATGCGACCACCCTCCGAGTTGAGGAATGCTACTGCGTATTCGTCGGCAGCATTTGAAATAGAGCCGAATGGGTTTGGTCCCTTGACTTCCTTGAACTCCACATGGCGCGTTTCCTCGCATTTTAGTGCCTCCCCTAATACAAACTGCGGAGGCGCTTTCATCGTGTCGAAGAAGGGGGGATCGCCGGCATCGCTAAAATAAGTTCGGCGTCAATCCGCGTACGAACCGTTCTGGCAATTCTTTGTAGCCGACTGTGGAACTCATTTTTTTCGCCCTCCCTTAAAAAACCGCGAGGCGAATTTTCCCGCTTAGGATAAAATTTAGCGCGCGTATTCATTCCCTCATCGCGGGCCTCACCGCTAGTCACCGTGGCAATAGAACTCTCCAATTCATTCAACCAACGAGCTGGTTCAGTCGGAGCCAGACCTGTTAGCATCTCGCGAATTCGGACTGCCACCTCTTTGAATCTCAGGCGTTGTTGAAACGGAAGAGGTGTTGATTGGAGTACGCTTATGGTGGGCGCGTTTTCATAGGCGATCCGATGTGGCTCACGAGTTAGCGGAGCCGATGGATCAAAGCCGCTCAACGCAAACCACTCGGATTCGTCATGAACACGCTGTGTCAGATAGTACTGATCTAGTTCTTCAGTAGTGTGAAACCGTGGTGTGACATAGAAAACGCTCAACGGATTTTCCCTCTCTAGGTCCATCAATTGTTCATGTTGTGTCATCCCTGAAGAGTTTACCCGTTCGGTTCGTAGATGCATCCGAAAGTAGGGCGTATTGAAACCGGGAGGCATACCTTTTGGCCCACCACTCCGGCGGCGCATGATCTGAGGGATTTTGAATTGAAGGAAAAACGGCCATGCCACGAAATTTAAGGCTACGTCGAATCCTCCACCCGCGGAACCTTCTTCGAGAAGCGAGATGAATCGCGGTGCTCCGGCAAGGCCGCCGCAACTGCCACTGCGAGCGAGATTGTCCACTAAGGCGTAGCCGTAGCTGAATTCGGAAAAATCGGGATATTCGGCCATGGATAGCTAGAAGTTTTCTCCGAGAAGTTTGCCGTTTGGAGCCGAGGCATCGAGTATCGGGTCGATCAGCCACGGTGACCGCAGTAAGCTGTCGGGTGGCGGCTCAGTGGTGGTGACGATATACTGGAATGCTGGTGCTCGTTGTCCGAAAGCCTCTTCTAACGCGTGAATAGTTGAGAAGATATTTCGGTAGATACTGGCGTCCATGTCCGCTTCCCGAGGGCCATCATGTAGGTGGAAAAGCGGGTGAGCGCCACGCCCTTCTACACCGCTTACCAATGCGGCTAGATCGAAGCAGATGATTTTGAGCGTCTCCAAGGCAGCGCTTGTGAGATCGATTTCATTGTTCAGCCCTGGATTGATTTTTCGGCCGCGAAAGCGGATTTCGCCACGCACGTTCTCTTCATCGAAAATCGTCCGCGAAACGCGGCCGAAGGTCTCTGAAAATGCACTGAGAGCGGCGGTGTTTTTATCGCGCAGCATGGCCTGAAGCTCCTGGGATCTGCGGATCTTCTGCTCTAGGTCTGCCACGGATTTTTCCAAGCGATCTGACTCTGTTTTATCCGATCGTGCGCGTTCGGCTTCGTTTGCTATACTTTCTTCGTTCACGAACTGACGGGAGAGTGCAGCGCGGGCTTCGTCGTAAATAGCTGTCTCTTTTCGCAAGGCTTGCTCGCTATCCTTCAATCCCTGTCGGCGCGTACTAAGTAATAGGCGCACGCGTTGGAGCTGCGTTTCTGCAAGGGTCTTTTCGGCGCTCACTTTTTCGATGGTTGGTCCGGTATCGAGCGCAGCTTTTTTGTGTTCGATTGGAAGTGTGCGGCCGAGAGCAAGCGGACATTCGTGCTCAATGGCAGCCGCGAGTGTGTGTCCGCACAAGAGACCGGCGTCAGGGTCGTTTTCTCTGATCCACTTTGCGAGGTCGGCGGCTGATTGCTCGCCGCGAAGTTGCCGCAGCTGCTGTTCGAAATAGCGGATTTTGCCCTGTACGCTCTTTTCCTGGCCTTCCGTCACATCGAAGGCGCTGCGTGCGATTACGAAATTGTCGCGCGCTGTTTTGAGCGCAGGTGTAGGTTCGAAGTTCTTTAGCAGGGCCTCCGTGGCTTTGGCACGGCTTCTCCATTCCGTCACAACTGCTTGGAGAAAATCTGCGCCCGCAACGTCGGTTCGGAAATCCGGGAACTGCGCTCTCAAGCGATCGTAAACCGAGTCGCCCCGGAAACGCAGAAGCGGCGCATCACGCTCGGCTTCGTTTTTTCGCTTGAGCAGGCCTTTGTTATTTTCGAGCTCGGACTGCTCCGCAGTGTCGATGAGGCCGAGGACCGCACGAAAGAGAAAGTGGCGATCTTCAGCGACCATATCGGGCGCGTGAGAATCGCTGTCGGAATGGCGCAGTTCGGCGAGGCCTGAGAACCGGCATTCCTGATCACGTGTCAGCCATTGCAGTACGTGTGGCCATTCAATGGGCGTGGGTGCAGTGGCGAAAGTCGCGACGGGAAGAGGCTCCGCCAGCACACCGGTTAACTCACTTTCGTAGGTCTTGAAATTCTCGCGTCCCTCGTCGCTAGCAAAGAGTGTATCGATGGTTCGGTTGCGGTAGGCATAGGAAGCGGGGCCGACCTTGAAAGGGCGACACACCAGCCATGGCGTGCCATCGAGGATGACTTCGCCCACGACCCAGCCCTCGGGAAAAGTGTCTCGAAGGCGGGCGCGTTGCTCGTCGTTGCCAAAGGAGCCCTCGCCCAGGACATAGCGGATGAATCGACAAAAAGTGGTTTTCCCGGTGCCATGGCCGGATACGCCACCTGTATAACCTTGGCCATTGGCTGCGCGTTGGCGCGGCTTCGCCCAGAGAATGTTCAGGCCTCGTCGCAGCCGGATGCCGCGCAGGAGATTGGATGTGCCCGGTGCGAGTACGCGGTAGATGCGCAGCTCGCGCACCCAGATCCGGGGCTCTTGCAACGATTCGGAAGGTTTGAAGCCGGTGGTTCGTGCGAAGAGTTCGGTTTGGGTGGGCATGGAAGAAAAACTACACGACGCTCAGCACCGCCTCTTGCACCTGCGCCGTTTGCAGGCGGGCGAGGCTCGGTGCCACTCGTTCGGAAGGCACTGAGGAAATTAGGGCCGAGAGGTGGCGGGCGTCTGCGTCGATCTCGGGCGAAATCGGTGGCAGCTTAGGGCCGAGGCTCAGGGTGATGAGACCTTGGCGGTTGGTGGAGTGAACCAGTGTTTTCGTACGCTTCAGCGCGTTGATCGCGGCCAAGAACGCGCCGTCTTCGTGAATATGCGCGAAGCCCGTGAAGTGGGCGCGGGCTTTAGCGCCGCCGATTTTTTCGATCAAGGGTAACAGATCGCCGGGAGGAAGAAACAAAAGCGCTACGATGGCATTGAGACGGTCCAGTGCTAACGGTTGTTGAGCCGCACGAAGGAGGGCTGGAATAAATTGGATGAGATAGAGCTGAGTTTTGATCGGTGACGATTGGGCCACCTTGGCCGAAGTTGAGATAGATGCGCCTTCGTTAGGATGCTGTGGCACGAGGCCACCGGAGAAGGCGCGGGCGAGGAGGGATTGATCGAGGTGATCCAGATTGGCCACCGCTGTCGCATGCGCCGCCGCGGCGGCGTTCAAACGCAAAAATGCCCCGTTCAGCCGACGGACGATCTCGTGTTGTTCGGCAACAGGCGGCAGCGAGATGTGCAGCGCTTTTAACTCTGGATAATAGATCGTAGTGTGAGTGCTACCACGACCGAAGCTCAAGAGGTGCTCTCCCTCGGCCAAGAAAGCCATCATGAGAAACTGGGGCACTAGCGCTTCTGAGCATAGCCAGTTCGCAAAGTCCTGACTGGTGGCCATCGGCTTACCCATGACAGTGACGTAGCCAACGGAGGCGGTTCGAGACAGGCAGACGGTTCCCGCTGGAAGAAGACGAGCTGCACTGTTTTCCAGCCCCAGCGCATTCGTGAATGAAGCGGTTGATTCGATCGTTTGGCCATGCGCGCGACGTGCATCCGGAATCGAAATCCACGGAACATCCCCGCCCCAATACTCGGGGTGTTCGCGCGAAGGTGTATGGCCCGATTCCAAACGTGCCACTGAGAGTAATGGCAGTTTTAACCACCCATTCGGAGCCGGTGGCCCAATGTCACCCACAGACAGTCCCGCGACTCCGGGGATTTTTTCGTCTGATGCGGATCTGCCAGTGCGGCTGGATTCAAATCTCACGCGTTGGAGCGTCGTTTCCAAAGTCTGAATCTCGGGATTTGCCTTCCGCCAATCGGCCGTGAGGCCGCCCCTGAAGGCGGTGGCAAGGAGAGACAGGCGGGCTTGAGCGAGCTGGGCAGGGACTTCTGCTAACTTCGCTCGCGCTCGTCGGCTTCGCACTTCCAAAGCTTCCAGTTGCGCGACGATCCGGCGTTGCTCGGAGAGCGGAGGGAGAGGAAATGCCCGCTCGAAGGTCGCCTTGGTTTTTACAAAGGGCTGTGCGGAGCCTCCTTTAACCCAAAAGTTCTCGTTGTTGAGAACCCGCCACAGATATCGCGCGTCGATTGTGTCTCCAGGCCATACGATATGGGTATTCGCAATGGCGGACCAACGACCTTCGGCGAAAAACGCCTTTCCGCAGCGCGCTCCCACGGCCGAGACGATTATCGCCGTGCCTTCATTTTCTGGATTTGCGGCCCAGACATCTTGGCCCGACGCGCTGAACGCAGGGAATAGTCCTGTTGCTGGATGGTTGCTCAGACGGCCTTTGATAAGTTTACCGTTCCCGCTTTTGTGACGGGTATGGTCGCTTAGCGTCGTCATTCGCCAACCCGGCGGCAGATTTTCTGGCGACGCAGGGAAAGTAGCCGCACCCAATGGCTCGTAGCTCATGGCACCAACTCCCTCTCCAAGTCCTGCAACTCGTCCATCGCGTCGCGGAGATTTTCCAACGCACCAGCCACCAAAACCTCTGGCGCAGGAAGATCGTCGTGGTGGGTGGCGTTGTCATCACGCAACCAGCTGAGGTCGAGATTTTCGCCGCGTTTGCGAATCTCCTCGCGGGTGAAACGGCGGAAGCGGCCTGTTTCGCCGGTGTCTTTTCGTTTGGCGCGGCCATGGGCGTCGTCACCGTAAACGGTTTCGAACGCGGCGAAGTGTTCGCGTGTTAGCGGCGTGCGTTTGCCAAAGGCGGGCATGTTGGTGCGCAGATCGTAGACCCAAACTTCCTGCGTGCCGCCGGTTTCGGCGGAGTGGCGTTCGAAGAAGAGTACGTTGGTCTTAACACCCTGCGCGTAGAAAATGCCGGTGGGGAGTCGGAGGATGGTGTGAAGACGGCACTTGTCCATGAGGTCGGCGCGGATCTGCGCACCGGTATTGTCCTCGAATAACACGTTGTCGGGGAGAACGACAGCGGCGCGACCGCCATGAGCTTTTTTCGCGCTGGGTTTGCGGAGGCTGCGGTAGATGTGCTGGAGAAAAGCGAGCTGCTTGTTGCTGGTGGGAAAGGTAAAGTCGTCGCGGGAAGGGAGTCCGCCACCTTTCTTGGTGCCGAAGGGCGGGTTGGACAGCACGAGGTCGGCGTCGTGAAGTTGTTTGCCGACATTGCCCAGAGTGTCGCCGAGGATGATAGGGCTGTGCATGTCGTGCAGCAGACCGTTCATGAGGGCGAGGCGGTGAGTGTCGGGCACCAGCTCCATACCTTGGAAGGCGGTGTCGCGTTGGAACTCTTGCTGGGCGGTGGTGAGGTCGAAAAGGTTATCGGTCCGCTCTTTGATGTAGCGGTCGGCCATGATGAGAAAGCCGATGGTGCCGCACGCTGGATCTTGGATAACCTCTCCGGCCTGCGGGCGCATGACGGAAACGATGCTCTCGATGAGCGGGCGAGGCGTGAAATATTGGCCCGCACCCGATTTGGTCTCGGTCGCATTTTTCTCCAGTAGGCCTTCATAAAGATCCCCGAGACCTTCCTGACGGGCGGAATACCAATCGAGCGCGTTAATGTCGGTGACGAGCTTGTGGAGGTGACGCGGCTCGCGGATGGAGGTTGAGGCGTTGTTGAAAATGGCCTGAACGCGCTCTGCGCCGTGGCTGCCAAGATAGATGAGAAGGAGACGATAGTGTTCGAGCAGTGGCGCACCTTCGCGGGATGTGAGGTCGGCCCAACGATAGCCGGAAGGGATCTGTTTCTCGGTCTTCGTCTCCTGCGCCATTTTTAGGAACAGGAGATAGGTGAGCTCGTTGACGTATTGGTGATACGTGACCCCGTCGTCCTTGAGGACGTTGCAGAGGTTCCAGAGCTTGGCTACGATGTCTTGGGTCTTAGAAGCGGCCATGAAAAGGGCGGATCGTAGGAGTTACGCGGTGTCGCGCCAGACTTCTGCCTGTAAATCTCCGAGGAGTGATTCCAGCTTGCCGTCAAAGACGCGGTTGGCGGCGTCGAAGCCGCCAATGTCACGCCAGCGGCCTTCGTTGAAGGCGTCGCGGTCGATAACGCTTTCCTTGTGAAGCTGCTTACCAATCCGTTCGAGCCACTTTCGCTGCGGTGCGGTCCAGTAATAGCGTTTGCCATGAGTGATAGCCTGAAGAGCACGGTCCACGCGTTCGGCGTAGGGAATTAGAGGCGAACCCAATGACTGGGCGCGGATGTAGCCGATAATGCCTGCCGCAATATCCTCAGACCGGGCCTCCCGCCAAGCGGTGCGCAGGTAAGTCTCTGAGAAACCGGCGCTATCGAGAGCGAGAGCCAGTTCTTTAAGCTGAGCGCGCGTCAGATCGCGCGGACGCTGGGTGACGAGGATGAGGGCTGGGAGCGTGGCGATATTTTCTTTGAGCCAGGCACCGAAGCTTTCGAGGTAGTCTTCGGGCCTCTGCGCATTCCCGTAACCTGGTTCGACGCGGAGTAGTTCGTCTGGGTGATGAGAAATGGGAATGCCTGCCCGTGACCCAGATCTGCGAAGGCTGTCGATGTAATCGGCGAGTGCTGGCTTGGCGGTGAAGAGCGAGATGCTGGCGGCGGCGCCCCCTGTAGCGAGATGCTGCAACAAGGCATCGGCGCCAAAGCCCGAGCGATAGGTGAGCCCCTCGTCATGCTGGCGAAGTAGGGATCGTTTGCGTTGAAGCCGTGCGACGACGGCGTCGTGAAAATAAGGACGAGATGCCGCGGTGGCCGATGTGGAAAGGAGGGCATCCACGAGTTGCCGGAGAGTGAGCGCGGGATCGCTCACGACAGGCTTCATGTCTGTGAAATCGCGTAGCGTGGCGTAGAGATCGACGGCATCGTAGATATGGAAAACCTCTTTGTCCTCCCCGGGTCCGAAGAGATCGGGGCAGAGGCGGGTAGCGCGGCCGAGCATCTGTTCGTACAAGATGCGGCTCTTTACGCGGCGGATGAAGACGAGATTGATGATGGCGGGGACGTCGATTCCCGTGGTCAGCAGGTCGACGGTGACGCCAATCTTGGGAAGCTCCTCGTTTTTGTAGCGTCGGATGAGTCTGCCGGGTTTGTCGGA from Nibricoccus aquaticus includes:
- a CDS encoding ATP-binding protein, yielding MKAPPQFVLGEALKCEETRHVEFKEVKGPNPFGSISNAADEYAVAFLNSEGGRIYWGIRNTDRVVVGVELSASERERLREVVVGKLSEIQPQLDPGRFKLTLHPVINGEVNSTVVELEVPAGNSSKPFYTGGHGCFVRLDGVKKKLSGQQLTDWILSRVEKNTATTSGAVTEPQLLALAQRVRRILSGHGLQPGHLARFFSARKAPFTITFADQQNDAVFLRWLDESKTAWVAQTFGVRREWIDGEDSQIFDWCDYDKRPALFLKEISQYVDSLIYDEIPASPEALFVRYGSGKDWKRKGQNRVFVIVRVPLARLSNETIIFRYVSDFMPYYWDEGRTAVQLRAWARLLFITKNISCQGCEVPLEIAEKMEDNQLFLHEIFESPKLHRRCHDWHPEDYALYPQESRVAQPDAFFEHMIAFLKTHNLPHEPTRLQ
- a CDS encoding restriction endonuclease subunit S, yielding MSYEPLGAATFPASPENLPPGWRMTTLSDHTRHKSGNGKLIKGRLSNHPATGLFPAFSASGQDVWAANPENEGTAIIVSAVGARCGKAFFAEGRWSAIANTHIVWPGDTIDARYLWRVLNNENFWVKGGSAQPFVKTKATFERAFPLPPLSEQRRIVAQLEALEVRSRRARAKLAEVPAQLAQARLSLLATAFRGGLTADWRKANPEIQTLETTLQRVRFESSRTGRSASDEKIPGVAGLSVGDIGPPAPNGWLKLPLLSVARLESGHTPSREHPEYWGGDVPWISIPDARRAHGQTIESTASFTNALGLENSAARLLPAGTVCLSRTASVGYVTVMGKPMATSQDFANWLCSEALVPQFLMMAFLAEGEHLLSFGRGSTHTTIYYPELKALHISLPPVAEQHEIVRRLNGAFLRLNAAAAAHATAVANLDHLDQSLLARAFSGGLVPQHPNEGASISTSAKVAQSSPIKTQLYLIQFIPALLRAAQQPLALDRLNAIVALLFLPPGDLLPLIEKIGGAKARAHFTGFAHIHEDGAFLAAINALKRTKTLVHSTNRQGLITLSLGPKLPPISPEIDADARHLSALISSVPSERVAPSLARLQTAQVQEAVLSVV
- a CDS encoding N-6 DNA methylase, whose amino-acid sequence is MAASKTQDIVAKLWNLCNVLKDDGVTYHQYVNELTYLLFLKMAQETKTEKQIPSGYRWADLTSREGAPLLEHYRLLLIYLGSHGAERVQAIFNNASTSIREPRHLHKLVTDINALDWYSARQEGLGDLYEGLLEKNATETKSGAGQYFTPRPLIESIVSVMRPQAGEVIQDPACGTIGFLIMADRYIKERTDNLFDLTTAQQEFQRDTAFQGMELVPDTHRLALMNGLLHDMHSPIILGDTLGNVGKQLHDADLVLSNPPFGTKKGGGLPSRDDFTFPTSNKQLAFLQHIYRSLRKPSAKKAHGGRAAVVLPDNVLFEDNTGAQIRADLMDKCRLHTILRLPTGIFYAQGVKTNVLFFERHSAETGGTQEVWVYDLRTNMPAFGKRTPLTREHFAAFETVYGDDAHGRAKRKDTGETGRFRRFTREEIRKRGENLDLSWLRDDNATHHDDLPAPEVLVAGALENLRDAMDELQDLERELVP